One segment of Erigeron canadensis isolate Cc75 chromosome 2, C_canadensis_v1, whole genome shotgun sequence DNA contains the following:
- the LOC122586799 gene encoding type IV inositol polyphosphate 5-phosphatase 3-like produces MHGKRYSSSSSLMNNHNNQHHIQNHQKQPPSRSKNQQHHSSSYSEVLWPRIVIRKWLNRTSKHSEYNADPPDDDDDDLDSTFDSSDPDEQEEDEEEAASASSRKWPKELGFVDLKQPDDHFFTDSNGAFPRSRRRKSETCRAQYIDAKELKVSVNTWNVGGKIPPEDLNIEDWIDVDNPADVYVIGFQEVIPLNAGNIFGAEDNRPVPLWENVIRGTLNKVQHETNKFKCYSNPSSPSRFEPPVDALDIEDEVVLETESEGEEEVHPFNDESNFDELMDGPAMKNGDLGTQLSMIDHGDSERRLSFQKSMDRVNCFSIEENVKVSAPDNSKKLTRILSGTERMGLCWPEPPLDLLAQCATDRPNPLKTVKSFKASKSFRTYASFKSYINVDNRVIPEEAFLADLDLDSTMYRKRRSPYVRIVSKQMVGIFITVWVRRRLRKHIQNVHVSAVGVGVMGYIGNKGSISVSMSIYQTLFCFICSHLTSGEREADAVKRNADVREIHKRTRFSSVSKSALPKRIENHDRIIWLGDLNYRLNLSYEKTRDLIYKNDWPRLLECDQLIRELRKGRAFDGWSEGVLDFPPTYKYEQNSEKYIGEHPKVGRRTPAWCDRILSFGKGIKQLSYRRAELKLSDHRPVTATYMIEVEVFSPKKLQKALTFTNAEIENDAIIAEMELDGGINCLRLSEDTYW; encoded by the exons ATGCATGGAAAAAG ATATTCCTCTTCATCAAGTTTAATGAATAATCACAACAATCAGCATCACATACAGAATCATCAAAAACAACCACCTTCCAGGTCAAAGAATCAACAACATCACTCTTCTTCTTATTCCGAG GTGTTGTGGCCGAGAATAGTTATTCGCAAATGGCTGAATCGCACCTCCAAACATTCCGAATACAACGCCGATCCTCCCGACGACGACGATGACGACCTTGACAGTACCTTTGACTCTTCTGACCCTGATGAACAAG AAGAAGACGAAGAAGAAGCCGCCTCCGCCTCCTCCCGCAAGTGGCCAAAAGAATTAGGCTTTGTGGATCTTAAACAGCCAGATGATCATTTCTTCACTGATTCCAATG GAGCTTTTCCCAGGTCACGACGACGAAAGTCAGAGACATGTAGAGCACAATACATTGACGCAAAAGAACTCAA AGTATCTGTTAACACATGGAATGTTGGAGGGAAAATCCCACCAGAAGATTTGAATATTGAAGATTGGATCGATGTTGACAATCCTGCTGACGTATATGTAATTGG TTTTCAGGAGGTCATACCATTAAATGCTGGAAATATTTTTGGCGCTGAAGATAATCGTCCGGTCCCATTATGGGAAAATGTCATTCGTGGGACCCTAAATAAAGTTCAGCATGAAACGAATAAATTCAAGTGCTACAGTAACCCTTCTTCTCCATCCAGGTTTGAACCACCTGTTGATGCTCTGGATATAGAAGATGAAGTAGTGTTAGAAACTGAAAGTGAGGGTGAAGAGGAAGTCCACCCGTTCAATGACGAATCTAACTTCGATGAGCTCATGGATGGTCCGGCAATGAAAAATGGGGATTTGGGTACCCAGTTGAGTATGATAGATCATGGGGACTCAGAAAGACGATTATCCTTTCAAAAGTCTATGGACAGAGTAAATTGCTTTTCAATAGAAGAAAATGTTAAAGTATCAGCTCCGGATAATAGTAAAAAGTTGACCAGAATACTTAGTGGAACTGAAAGGATGGGCTTATGCTGGCCCGAACCACCACTAGATCTGCTGGCTCAGTGTGCGACAGATAGACCAAATCCCTTAAAAACTGTGAAATCATTCAAAGCTTCTAAATCCTTTAGAACATACGCTTCTTTCAAGTCATATATAAATGTTGACAATCGAGTTATCCCAGAGGAGGCTTTCCTAGCTGATCTGGACCTGGATTCAACCATGTACCGGAAGAGGAGATCCCCATATGTAAGAATAGTAAGCAAGCAAATGGTTGGCATATTTATCACTGTATGGGTGCGTAGACGTTTGAGGAAGCATATCCAAAATGTGCACGTTTCAGCTGTTGGTGTTGGTGTAATGGGATACATAGGTAACAAG GGATCCATATCTGTGAGCATGTCAATATATCAGACACTCTTCTGTTTTATCTGCAGTCACTTGACTTCCGGTGAAAGGGAGGCTGATGCAGTTAAAAGAAACGCAGATGTTCGTGAAATACATAAAAGAACACGTTTTAGCTCAGTTTCGAAGTCTGCACTCCCCAAAAGGATAGAAAACCATGA TCGAATTATCTGGTTGGGCGATCTTAATTATCGTCTCAATTTGTCATATGAGAAGACACGTGACTTGATTTACAAGAATGACTGGCCGAGGTTGTTAGAGTGTGATCAG CTCATTCGTGAGCTAAGAAAAGGCCGTGCATTTGATGGATGGTCAGAAGGCGTCTTAGATTTTCCACCGACTTACAAATACGAGCAAAACTCAGAAAAATACATCGGGGAGCATCCAAAAGTTGGAAGGCGAACTCCAGCATG GTGTGATCGGATACTTTCATTTGGGAAAGGAATAAAGCAGCTGAGCTATAGAAGGGCTGAACTTAAGCTCTCTGATCATCGGCCAGTGACTGCAACATATATGATAGAGGTTGAAGTTTTTTCGCCAAAGAAGTTACAAAAGGCCCTCACATTTACTAATGCAGAGATTGAGAATGATGCTATCATTGCAGAAATGGAACTAGACGGTGGAATAAACTGCTTAAGATTATCTGAG GATACATATTGGTAA